GGCGCCGCTACGACTGAATACGATCACCGTGCGCCAACATCTTGTCTGCACCATTGCCGCCGTAACATTGCTCACCTCAAGCGTGTTTGCTGGAATGCATATGTCGTTCTATGCGATTCCGGTAGATGAGGCCCGCAAACTAACTTCAGCCAAGATCGCCGCGCTGCTTGAAAGCCCGGACACCGAACGGACGATCGACATCGACAAGGCATGGCACGGCATCCATTTTCTCCTTACGGGCTCGGCCGATCCGACCAGCGATGTCCGCTCCAAGACCCTCTTTGGCGGAAAAGAGATTGGCGATGACCTCGGCTACGGCCCCGCTCGCCTACTTTTGCCAGACGAGGTCAAGAAAATCGCCGGCACTCTAAAGACCGAATCTGTCGAAAAGTTACGGGCTCGCTACGACCCCAATAAAATGGATGCCCTGGAAATCTATCCGACCATCTGGTCGCGCGACGGCATTGAAGCATTGAACTATCTCTTGGAGCACTACGTAAAACTCGCAGTATTCTACGAAAAATCCGCTGCATCGGGCCGCGCAGTCTTGATCGTATTGTCGTAGTTCGACGCGGGAGCAGATTCGCACAACCGCTTTCCTCTGTGTCCTCCGCGACCTCTGTGTTTGAATCCGTTTAGCGACCTCTTCTGTTTAACACAGAGATCGCGGAGGACACAGAGAAGCGGCCAACCGAAAGACGCGTTCGAGTTTTCTGAACTTCCCCTCACACGCTCAACCCCAGCGCATCATGCAGCGCCTTGCGGATGTGTTGCGCCGAGCACGGCTTCAGCAGCACGCCGCTGAGTTGCGCGAGCGTCACGCCGCGCGCAAGCAGCTCCGGGTTCATGTAGCCCGTCATCAGAATCCGTTTCGCGTTCGGCTGCACCGTCATCGCCTCGACCAGGAAATCCAGCCCCTGCGTCGCGCCCGGCATCATGTGGTCGCACACCAGCGCATCGAACGCGCGCGAAGCGAACAGCATCCGGGCTTCCTCGACGTTCGCCGCCCCCTCCACTTCGAATTGATCTTCGAGCATCCGCGCCATCACCGCGCGCAACTCCAGCTCGTCGTCGAGCAACAGCACCACCGGTTTCCTGGTGGCGGCGTCGGACATCAGGACGCGGCGACCGCTTGGTCGTGCAGTTTGGCGGCCTCTTGCACGGTCTTGATCAGCTCCGGCAGCGACACCGGCTTGAGCAGGTAGCGATAAAGCGCCGCCTCGTTCACGCTGCGTAGCAGCATCTCGGGCTTCATGTAGCCCGTCACGAGCACGCGCTGCGTGTTCGGATACTCCTCCCGCACGTGCACCAGAAAACTCAGGCCGTTGCCGCCTGGCATCAGGTGATCGCACACGATCACCTTGTATTGCTTCTTGTGCAGCATGAAGCCCGCCTCGCGCGCCGAGCCGGCGAGATCGCAGTCGAAATACGGCGCCAACGCCTCCGCGTAGAGCGCGATCAGCGGCCGCTCGTCGTCCACGAGCAGGACCGCACCTTTCTTCGCCGCGTTGAACGGAGCGTTGGTCGGGGCTGTCATCACCGCCAGAGTTGTTGGAGCGGAATTTGTTGGCAAACCCAAACACCGCGTCGCCGCTCGGGAATTGGGTTGCCTGCCCTTCCCGCAACGTGTTTCGCTCCGGCTGCTCGCATGGCCCAAACCGACTTCTTCGCCACCGCCCGCGAAGGCACTTTCCCTCTCGTGCCAGCCGATCAGTTGACGCCGGAGAATCTCACCGCGCGCAACGCTTCCGGCAACACGCCGCTGCACCTCGCCGCCAAATACGGCTCGCTCGACCAGCTGCCGCTGAGCGTCCTCACCACCGCGACGCTCACGCTCAAGAACGACGCCGGCTACACGCCGCTCCACCTCGCCGCGCGCGCCGGCCGACTCTCGCAAGTCCCCGCCGCCCTCCTCACTCGGGAATTCCTCCTTCTGCGCTCGAACAGCGGCTTCACCCCGCTCCACCTCGCCGCCTCCGCCGGCACGCTCGACCAGATCCCCGCCGGCCTGCTCGATCTCGAAACCGTCCTCCTCAAGACCGACCACGGCAACACCCTCCTCCACGAGGCCGCCGAGGCCGGCACGCTTGACCGCTTCCCGCGCCAATTCATCACGCGCGACACGCTGACCTCGCCGAACATTTCCGGCGAAACCGTCCTCCACGTCGCCGTCTTCAACGGCCACCTCCAACAGGTCCCCGCCGAGTTTCTCACCGCGGAAAATCTCCTCACCAAGACGGCCAACCACGACACCGTGCTGCACGCCGCCGCGATCTCCGGCCACCTCGACCAGATCCCCGCGCCGCTCTTCACGCACGACAATCTCCTCCTCGCCACCAAGGCCGGCTACACCGTCATCCACGCCGCCGCCGAGTCCGGTTACCTGAACCAGATCCCGCCGAACGCGCTCAGCATCGACCTGCTGATCTCGCGCAACGATTTCGGCGACACCCCGCTGCACGCCGCCGCTGTCGAAGGTCACCTCAACCAGATCCCGCGCGAGTTCTTCAACCGCACGACGATGCTGATCCGCAACTACAACGGCGGCACGCCCATCGGGGCCGCCATCCGCCACGGCCACGTGGACCAGTTGCCCGACGATTTCCGACCCAAGGAGCCTAACGCCTTCCAGCGTTTCCTCTACAAGATCGGCCTGTCGCGCCCGCCGCACACTTGACAGACGGCAGCGTTGCAGCGCCGCCCCTGCCCTGCTCCGCTCTTCCGCTGACTCCGTCACGACGACGGCCGTCCTCTGTTCTCTGCCCTCCGTCCTCCGAATTCTGATGAATACCACCATCACCGCCATCACCGCCCGCGAGATCATCGACTCCCGCGGCAATCCCACTGTCGAGGTCGACGTTCGCCTCGCCTCCGGCCAACTCGGCCGCGCCGCTGTGCCCTCGGGCGCCTCCACCGGCGAACACGAAGCCATCGAACTCCGCGACGGTGACAAAAAGCGCTACGGCGGCAAAGGCACGCTGAAGGCCGTCGCCAACGTCAAAGCCAAGATCGCCCCCGCCCTCCTCGGCATGGACGCCACCGACCAAGTCGGCGTCGACAAGGCGATGCTCAAGCTCGACGGCACCTCGACCAAGTCGAACCTCGGCGCCAATGCCATCCTCGGCGTCTCCATGGCCACCGCCAAGGCCGCCGCCAACGCCCTCGGCCAGCCGCTCTACAAATACCTCGGCGGACCGAACGCGAAGGTCCTCCCCGTTCCGATGATGAACATCATGAACGGCGGCGCGCACTCCGATGCCCCGATCGATTTCCAGGAATTCATGATCATGCCCACCGGCGCGAAGTCCTTCTCCGAAGGTCTCCGCATGGGCTGCGAAGTGTTCCACTCGCTCAAGAAGGTCCTCAAGGAAAAGGGCCTCGCCACCGCCGTCGGTGACGAAGGCGGCTTCGCCCCGAAGCTCGAGTCCACCGAGGCCGCACTCGACGCCATCGCCCTCGCCGTGAAGAACGCCGGCTACAAGCTCGGCAAGGACATCAACCTCGCCCTCGACGTCGCCTCCTCCGAATTCTACGTGAAGGAGAAGAAGCACTACGTCTTCAAAAAATCCTCCGGCCAGATCCTCACCGGCGACGAGATGGTCGAGTTCTACAAGAAGCTCACCGAGAAATATCCGATCATCTCCATCGAAGACGGCTGCGCCGAAGGCGACTGGACCACCTGGAAGAAACTCACCGACGCCATCGGCGACCGCGTGCAACTCGTCGGCGACGACCTGTTCGTCACCAACACCGAGTTCCTCAAGAAGGGCATCGATACCGGCACCGCGAACTCGATCCTCGTTAAGGTGAACCAAATCGGCTCCCTCACCGAGACCTTCGACGCCGTCGAGATGGCCAAGGAAGCCAACTACACCGCCGTCATCTCGCACCGCTCGGGCGAGACTGAGGACGTCACCATCGCCGACATCGCCGTCGCGACCAACGCCGGCCAGATCAAGACCGGCTCGCTCTGCCGCACCGACCGCGTCGCGAAATACAACCAGCTCCTCCGCATCGAGGAAGAGCTCGGCAAGTCCGCGATCTACGGCGGCAAGCTCTAAGCCCCGACGCGTTTTTCTCTCTCGCCGCGCTCGACTCGATCGAGCGCGGCTTTTTTTCGTCGAAACTCCGAACCTTCGGCGCCAAACCGCGTCAGAGCCTACTCGTCCCGGACGCCTTGCTTTTGTCGCCCGACGCGACAAAGGTGTAGGGGCGATCCCGCAACACTCAACCGCTCGATACCTTGTTCACCGCTCGCAACTTTCTCCTCGGCACCGCGATCCTGGCCGCAGCCTCCCTAACGCTCGCCGCCGAAACCAAGCAGAACACGTCCGCGGAAAAGCCCGCGGAGAAAACAGCAGCTCAACCAGCGGAAAAATCGGCCGACGCCACCAAGCCCGCCCCAGCGCCCGCCGCTCCCGCCGCCGATCCGAAGAACGCCGGGCTCAAGGTCGAAGGCGAAACCGTGAAGATGCCCGTTTTCACCGTCAGCGCCGAGCGCATGCGCGAGATCGATCACACGATCAAGGGCCTCGAAAAACAAATTTCCCGCGAGAAAAAGCAGCTCGAAAAGAGCAACCTCGACGAGACGTTGAACAGCGAGAAGGTCGCGAAAGCCGCCGCGATCTTCGGCGGCAAGTCCACCGCGCAACGCGCCTCTGTCGCCGCCGTTCGCATCGACTCGATGGAAAAGGAACTCCAACTCCTCGAAACGCTCCGCACGCCGCTGACCAAATCCGATCGCGCCCTGATCGAGCAGCTCGTCGAGGACCAGCGCGCCTACCGTCGCAACCTCGACGACGCGCTGCGTTGAACCAATTCCGGCCGCGGCTGCCCTGAGCCGCCCCCGGCGCACACACCAAGCAACCAAGGGAAGGCCGGACTTCGCAAGAAGCCCGGCCTTTTCTTTGGTCGCGCCGGCATCGCACTCCACCCGCAGCGCGACACCGGAAGAAATTCACGCTCCGGAAAAATCTCGGCGCTTGCAGGTGCGCACCGATGCGTCACCCAATTTCCACCGCGCCGCCGTCCGTCGCTCCGATGTCTGCTTCTTGGAATCCAATTCACCGCTGGCTCCGCCGCTGGGAGGAACTCTCCTACGGGCAGCAACGCCGGCTGCAGGCCCTCGCGATCCTCGCGCTACTCGCGGCCATCGCGCCGGTCATCTACATCGTCGCCCGCCCGCACGTGAATCACTGGCGCCACCGCCAGGCCCTCGCGCAAGCCGAGCGCTTCGAGCAGCAGCAGGATTACCGCAGCGCCGTGCTGGCGCTGCACCGCGCCACCGTTATCGCCCCGGAGGATCTGGAGACATGGCGTCGCGTCGCGCGCACCCTCGACGCACTCGGCGCAAGCGACGCGTTGGTCGCGCACGAAAACATCGTGGCGCTCGCGCCCAACGACCCTCAGGCGCGCGCCGCTCTTGCCGCCGCCGCGCTCCGTTTCGGCTCAGCCGCAGCAACGCGCAATGCGCTCGAGGCGCTCAAACGCGATCCTGCCCAGCGCGAATCCTACCTGCGCCTCTCCGCCGAGCTCGCCCGTGCGCTTGACGATCTGCCGGGCTACGAGACGCACCTGATCGAACTCTCCCACATGCAACCGGACGACGCGGACGTTCGATTCAATTTGGCCGCGCTCCAAGTCCTGAAGTCTTCGCCTGCCGAACAGGAAGCCGGACGCGATGCCCTGCTGGCGCTGCTCGCTCAACCTCGCGTGCGCGTGCGCGCCGCGCTCGAGCTATTGCGCGTCGCGGCGCGCCGGCGCGAACCCGCCTTCGCCGGCTCCGTGGTGAATGCGATCATCGCCCGCGCCGGGACCGGCGTCGCCAGCTCCGCCACCGATCCGTGGCCCGCTCTGCTCGCGACACTCCAACGTGCTGCACTCGCCGGCAGCGACGCCGATATTTCCCGCGTGGCGCAGTGGATGGCGTCCGTCCGTCGCGCGAGCGAAGCCCTCGCATGGCTCGCCCAGTTGCCCGGCGAATCCTCCGACACTCCCGCCGTGCGCGAGATTGCCGCGGACCTCGCGGCTCGCACCAACGACATGCCCCGCGCGCGCAATCTGCTCGTGGCCGGAGCGTGGGGCGCGTGGTCGGCCGAAAGCATCGACGCCGCTTTCGCCGCTCACGCCGAACAACTCGCCTCGCATCCCGGCGCCGCGCGCACCCGCTGGCAGGAAGCGGTGCGCTTCGCCGAACAATCGCCCTTCGCCCTGCGCAATCTCGCGCGCGTCGCCCGGCTCTGGCAGGATGACGAAAGCGCCGAGATCGCCGCCAAGGCCGCCCTCGCGCTGCAGCCCCGCTCGCCGTGGGCCAATCGCGAACTGCGCGACATCTACTTCGCGCGCGGCGATACCGCGAAACTACTGACTCACTACCGCGCCTGGCTTGCCGTCGAACCCGATCGCCCCGCCATCCTGTTCGGCTGCGTTCGCGCCGCCGTGGCTCTCAACCGCGTCGACGCCGCGCTCGAGCAACAAATCGCTTCCTTAACCAAGGCGGAAAATCCATCGCCACTGGTCCAACTGGCACGTGCACTCGCCCTCTCGCGCTCCCAGCCGGACACCGCCGACCGCATCGTAGCCGCTCTTTCGCCAGCCGCCCGGGATCTTCCCGAAGCCCTCCTCGTCCGGGCCTTGGCGGGACGTGACGCCTCAGCCATCCGAGCAATGACACAGAGACCGCAGGAGCTTCTCCCGGAAGAGCGAACTTTACTTAAGTCGTTAACAGATCGGGTCGCTAGGTAATGCAGAGCCTATCGACCGCCGAAAACGTGCGAACCACGACCACTTGCCAGATTGACAGGGTCTTTCCCCTATTTTTGTCTGGGGCTGAAATGCGCTTCGCCGTTCGCGCCCTCCTCCTCTGCGCCGTGGTCCTCTCCGTGGGACTCTCGACGCAATTGCGTGCGCAAACGGTGAGCGAACAGGCGCTGGCGGCCTACGACTACTACTCGCGGAACTACAACGTCGTCACCTTCGGCAACCTGTCGCTCAACGGCACCCACACCGACGGCGGCATCGCGGTAGGAGGCAACCTCACCGTGAACAACGGCGCGATCATGGCGATGCAGGACTCGCCCTCGATCGGCTCCGATCCCGCGCTCTACGTGAACGGCCAGATCACGCTCGCAGGCAATGCGCAGTTCAACCGCGGCTATGCCGCCACGCCGAACCTGTCGAACTCGCTCACGTGGACCTACGATCCCGGTAACAACCAAAACCAGCGCGCCCTGACCAACGGCACCTACACGCTCAGCTACAACACCACGGACGCGCAGGCCTACGTCGATCCCCGCACGGTCTCCGGACCCGCCGGCTGGAATTGGTCCACCGCCCAAAACGCCCTCATCGACGCGTCCGCCACCCTCGCCGCCGCGACCGTCAACGGCACCGCCACCATCCAAGGCCAGACACTCACCTTCACCAGCAACGGCTCCGGCGTCGTCGTCTTCAACATCGACGCCAACAAGATCGTCAACGGCATCTACGACATCAACAACGACGGCTTCTTCGATCAGAACACCGAGCGCCTCAGCAACATTCAGGCGAACCTCAACGCCGACCAGTATTTCGTCGTCAACGTCCGCAACGCCACCAGCACCGACGGCAGCAAGATCCTCTTCGATGGCGTGAACAATTTCAACGGCGGCACCAACAACGAGCACCTGCTCTGGAACATCATCCCGGACGCGAACACCGGCACCGCCGACATCCTGAACCTCGGCACGAATTTCTACGGCAGCATCCTCGCGCCGCTCGTCGACGTGCAGAGCAACAACCGCTACCTCAACGGCCAATTCGTCGGCAACAGCCTCACGCAAACCAGCGCGGAGATCCATTACGCAAACGGTTACTCCGCCCCCGTGAGCTTCTCGCCCGTGCCCGAGCCGAGCGCCTACGCCGTCGTCATCGCCGTGCTTGGCGGAGTCGGCTTCGTCTGGCACCGCCGCCGCTCGCGCCGCGACGAAAATTCGTGAGGCTAGATCGCGCGCCGTAGCGCGCCAACGACGCCCAGCTCTGATCGCGAAGTCCGCTGTGCGACATCCGCGCTGCAGCCGGAATCCAATTCGCTCGTCGCAAAAAAGCTACCGCGACATCGGCGCCTTCTCCACGCCGAGGTGCTTGCAGTGCCACTTCAACGCGTCCTGCACGTGCCGGTCCCAATAGTCCCAGTCGTGCGCCCCCTTGTGCTCGCGATACTCGTGCGGGATCTTCGCCGCCGTGAGCTGCCGGTGGAAATCGCGGTTGTCCGCCAACAGATAATCCTCCGTGCCACAATCGAGCAGCAGGTGCGGCAGCTGGCCCGCCCGTTGGGCCTGTTCCGCCAACCGCAGAATGTCGTGCGGGGTGTCATTCGGCCGCGGGCCGAAAATCCGTCGCAGCTCCGCCATCAACTCCTTGCTCTTCGTCGGATGCCGGCCCTCGGCCTCCGCCTCGTGGCTGAAGTCGGCATTCGCCCACCCCAGCGCGCCGGAGTGGCTGTTCACCGAGCAAAATTTATCTGCAAAGCCCAAGCCGAGTCGCAACGCGCCGTAGCCGCCCATCGACAGTCCGCCGATCGCCCGCGCCGCGCGCTCCGGACGCGTCTGGAAATTCCGATCGACGAAATCCACCAACTCGACACCGAGGTGCCGCGCGTAGGCCGGCCCCTGCTCGTTGTCCGTGTAGAAGCCG
This region of Opitutia bacterium genomic DNA includes:
- a CDS encoding response regulator is translated as MSDAATRKPVVLLLDDELELRAVMARMLEDQFEVEGAANVEEARMLFASRAFDALVCDHMMPGATQGLDFLVEAMTVQPNAKRILMTGYMNPELLARGVTLAQLSGVLLKPCSAQHIRKALHDALGLSV
- a CDS encoding response regulator, with protein sequence MTAPTNAPFNAAKKGAVLLVDDERPLIALYAEALAPYFDCDLAGSAREAGFMLHKKQYKVIVCDHLMPGGNGLSFLVHVREEYPNTQRVLVTGYMKPEMLLRSVNEAALYRYLLKPVSLPELIKTVQEAAKLHDQAVAAS
- a CDS encoding choice-of-anchor A family protein; this translates as MRFAVRALLLCAVVLSVGLSTQLRAQTVSEQALAAYDYYSRNYNVVTFGNLSLNGTHTDGGIAVGGNLTVNNGAIMAMQDSPSIGSDPALYVNGQITLAGNAQFNRGYAATPNLSNSLTWTYDPGNNQNQRALTNGTYTLSYNTTDAQAYVDPRTVSGPAGWNWSTAQNALIDASATLAAATVNGTATIQGQTLTFTSNGSGVVVFNIDANKIVNGIYDINNDGFFDQNTERLSNIQANLNADQYFVVNVRNATSTDGSKILFDGVNNFNGGTNNEHLLWNIIPDANTGTADILNLGTNFYGSILAPLVDVQSNNRYLNGQFVGNSLTQTSAEIHYANGYSAPVSFSPVPEPSAYAVVIAVLGGVGFVWHRRRSRRDENS
- a CDS encoding ankyrin repeat domain-containing protein; protein product: MAQTDFFATAREGTFPLVPADQLTPENLTARNASGNTPLHLAAKYGSLDQLPLSVLTTATLTLKNDAGYTPLHLAARAGRLSQVPAALLTREFLLLRSNSGFTPLHLAASAGTLDQIPAGLLDLETVLLKTDHGNTLLHEAAEAGTLDRFPRQFITRDTLTSPNISGETVLHVAVFNGHLQQVPAEFLTAENLLTKTANHDTVLHAAAISGHLDQIPAPLFTHDNLLLATKAGYTVIHAAAESGYLNQIPPNALSIDLLISRNDFGDTPLHAAAVEGHLNQIPREFFNRTTMLIRNYNGGTPIGAAIRHGHVDQLPDDFRPKEPNAFQRFLYKIGLSRPPHT
- a CDS encoding YfbM family protein, which gives rise to MRQHLVCTIAAVTLLTSSVFAGMHMSFYAIPVDEARKLTSAKIAALLESPDTERTIDIDKAWHGIHFLLTGSADPTSDVRSKTLFGGKEIGDDLGYGPARLLLPDEVKKIAGTLKTESVEKLRARYDPNKMDALEIYPTIWSRDGIEALNYLLEHYVKLAVFYEKSAASGRAVLIVLS
- the eno gene encoding phosphopyruvate hydratase; amino-acid sequence: MNTTITAITAREIIDSRGNPTVEVDVRLASGQLGRAAVPSGASTGEHEAIELRDGDKKRYGGKGTLKAVANVKAKIAPALLGMDATDQVGVDKAMLKLDGTSTKSNLGANAILGVSMATAKAAANALGQPLYKYLGGPNAKVLPVPMMNIMNGGAHSDAPIDFQEFMIMPTGAKSFSEGLRMGCEVFHSLKKVLKEKGLATAVGDEGGFAPKLESTEAALDAIALAVKNAGYKLGKDINLALDVASSEFYVKEKKHYVFKKSSGQILTGDEMVEFYKKLTEKYPIISIEDGCAEGDWTTWKKLTDAIGDRVQLVGDDLFVTNTEFLKKGIDTGTANSILVKVNQIGSLTETFDAVEMAKEANYTAVISHRSGETEDVTIADIAVATNAGQIKTGSLCRTDRVAKYNQLLRIEEELGKSAIYGGKL
- a CDS encoding esterase family protein, whose amino-acid sequence is MPWAQVHWRSDVLEKHTEMQVLLPGVGRGPFPVLYLLHGLSDDSTGWMRRTRIEWYVRDLPLIVVMPDGYRGFYTDNEQGPAYARHLGVELVDFVDRNFQTRPERAARAIGGLSMGGYGALRLGLGFADKFCSVNSHSGALGWANADFSHEAEAEGRHPTKSKELMAELRRIFGPRPNDTPHDILRLAEQAQRAGQLPHLLLDCGTEDYLLADNRDFHRQLTAAKIPHEYREHKGAHDWDYWDRHVQDALKWHCKHLGVEKAPMSR